The Frondihabitans australicus genome includes a region encoding these proteins:
- a CDS encoding CDP-alcohol phosphatidyltransferase family protein has protein sequence MTSPLVKERYTDSLQRLQSAQKGSSGAPAYSRYINRRIGRYFAAAAFQLGMTPNQVTVVSALFTFAGIATIAFVHTTIWSAIAVMLLLVIGYALDSADGQLARLRGGGSPAGEWLDHVIDATKIATLHLAVFGNWLREPKGHFGLQGFALAYESVAFIAFFAIVLTDQLRRQQHVRTGIPTRGSRQTSALYSLAVVPTDYGLMCLAFVLLAWPAGFTVVYLAFFAANTLYLLLALPKWFRELVSLGELPDREVA, from the coding sequence GTGACCTCGCCCCTCGTCAAAGAGCGCTACACCGACTCCCTGCAGCGCCTCCAGTCGGCGCAGAAGGGGTCGTCCGGCGCGCCCGCGTACTCCCGCTACATCAACCGGCGCATCGGCCGGTACTTCGCCGCCGCCGCCTTCCAGCTCGGCATGACGCCGAACCAGGTGACCGTGGTGTCGGCGCTGTTCACGTTCGCCGGCATCGCGACGATCGCCTTCGTCCACACGACGATCTGGTCGGCGATCGCGGTGATGCTCCTGCTCGTGATCGGCTACGCCCTCGACTCCGCCGACGGGCAGCTCGCGCGTCTGCGCGGCGGCGGCAGCCCGGCCGGCGAGTGGCTCGACCACGTCATCGACGCCACGAAGATCGCGACCCTGCACCTCGCCGTGTTCGGCAACTGGCTGCGCGAGCCGAAGGGCCACTTCGGCCTGCAGGGCTTCGCGCTCGCCTACGAGAGCGTCGCCTTCATCGCGTTCTTCGCCATCGTGCTCACGGACCAGCTGCGGCGCCAGCAGCACGTCCGCACGGGCATCCCGACGCGCGGCTCGCGCCAGACCAGCGCGCTGTACTCGCTCGCCGTGGTGCCCACCGACTACGGACTGATGTGCCTCGCCTTCGTCCTGCTCGCCTGGCCCGCCGGCTTCACCGTCGTCTACCTCGCCTTCTTCGCGGCGAACACGCTGTACCTCCTGCTCGCCCTGCCCAAGTGGTTCCGTGAGCTGGTGAGCCTCGGCGAGCTTCCGGATCGGGAGGTCGCGTAG
- a CDS encoding glycosyltransferase family 4 protein: MTEILNQEHPSSTSSLGRMGRRGRVLVVHSSDEMYGSDRIVLEVVAELVASDSLDVTVWLPTDVEPGPLAPLLRELGARVERHPLPILRRLKLTPGGFLRLARDAARTFSRLSGRHFDLVYCATSACLPVAPLARLRGVRSVVGHLQEPWGTRDRVGLRPLARACTALVAVSRSVLGASGLAEDARAVVVHNGVPHRSRDLPEPPPVHPRPHYLIASRWNPHKGHGTLLQAWERAGCPGELVILGGAPAVGIGVDVPALVEKYVSDPATVTVVGEVDDATPYLQAADAVILPTDTLEGFGLVSVEAFSEGRAVIASRSGGPEEVIEDGVTGWLFDCQDVDALAGLLRDLDVAALAEAGVRAQEAYQAEFTPEHMRRRIHAVVDRELARRGPGAVSQGRSVEPQDWAAAS; this comes from the coding sequence ATGACGGAGATCCTGAACCAGGAGCACCCGAGTTCGACGTCCTCGCTCGGCCGCATGGGCCGGCGGGGACGCGTCCTCGTCGTGCACTCCTCCGACGAGATGTACGGCTCCGACCGGATCGTGCTCGAGGTCGTCGCCGAGCTCGTCGCGTCGGACTCGCTCGACGTGACCGTGTGGCTGCCGACCGACGTCGAGCCCGGCCCGCTCGCGCCGCTGCTCCGCGAGCTGGGGGCGCGCGTGGAACGCCACCCGCTGCCGATCCTGCGCCGCCTGAAGCTCACCCCGGGCGGGTTCCTGCGCCTGGCACGTGACGCCGCACGGACCTTCTCGCGCCTTTCGGGGCGCCACTTCGACCTGGTGTACTGCGCCACGAGCGCATGCCTGCCCGTCGCCCCTCTCGCACGCCTCCGCGGCGTGCGGAGCGTCGTCGGCCACCTCCAAGAACCATGGGGAACGAGGGACCGGGTAGGTCTTCGTCCCCTGGCACGCGCGTGCACGGCCCTCGTGGCCGTCTCGCGCTCCGTCCTCGGCGCGTCGGGTCTCGCCGAGGACGCGCGGGCGGTGGTGGTACACAACGGTGTGCCCCACCGCTCGCGTGATCTTCCCGAGCCGCCGCCCGTGCACCCCCGCCCCCACTACCTCATCGCGAGCCGCTGGAACCCCCACAAGGGCCACGGCACGCTGCTGCAGGCGTGGGAGAGGGCGGGCTGCCCCGGCGAGCTCGTGATCCTCGGCGGCGCGCCAGCGGTCGGCATCGGCGTCGACGTCCCGGCTCTCGTGGAGAAGTACGTGTCGGATCCTGCGACCGTCACGGTCGTGGGCGAGGTCGACGACGCGACGCCGTACCTGCAGGCGGCGGACGCCGTGATCCTGCCCACCGACACCCTCGAGGGCTTCGGCCTCGTGAGCGTCGAGGCGTTCAGCGAGGGCCGCGCGGTCATCGCGTCGCGCTCCGGCGGCCCGGAAGAGGTCATCGAGGACGGCGTGACCGGCTGGCTCTTCGACTGCCAGGACGTCGACGCCCTCGCGGGCCTGCTGCGCGACCTCGACGTCGCCGCGCTGGCCGAGGCCGGCGTGCGCGCGCAGGAGGCGTACCAGGCCGAGTTCACCCCCGAGCACATGCGCCGCCGCATCCACGCCGTCGTCGACCGCGAGCTCGCGCGACGCGGCCCGGGCGCCGTGTCGCAGGGCCGCTCGGTCGAACCTCAGGATTGGGCGGCCGCCTCGTGA
- a CDS encoding sugar transferase: MSGISRDAGESRVAWPSSARTTTAAWADLGDRVGGASTGASWALRYRRRLFAADVSIISASVVLASIVEAFRGGIDETASGFAAAHPPTLFITLGYPVGIGLLWLLCLAFHRTRDLSVVGTGAAEYKRVTNATILTFVLIALVISITGHESMRAYFFVALPGGTLGLIGSRFALRRWLMRQRKLGNYLSRAIVVGSRADVRYVIDRIDEKPGALYDVVGAVVDDEDPSGISIGSRVVPIVAGLDDVSRAVWKMSVESVIVAGDPRHGTDYVRDLGWSLEGRATELVIASRMANIAGPRIHFRPVEGLPLMHVELPQFDGPKHMMKRATDVALSGLGILLTLPLMAVIALVVRADDGGPVLFRQTRVGRDGQRFTMLKFRTMVVDAEARLAELEARSEGAGLLFKMKQDPRVTRAGRVLRKYSLDELPQLFNIFFGTMSIVGPRPPLPREVEGYADHVHRRLYIKPGLTGMWQVNGRSDLSWEESVRLDLYYVENWSMTVDLVLMWRTIKVILRPEGAY; the protein is encoded by the coding sequence ATGAGCGGCATCAGCCGCGACGCCGGCGAGAGCCGCGTCGCCTGGCCGTCGTCCGCGCGGACGACCACCGCGGCATGGGCGGACCTCGGCGATCGGGTGGGCGGTGCGTCCACCGGCGCCTCCTGGGCCCTGCGCTACCGCCGTCGGCTGTTCGCGGCCGACGTGTCGATCATCTCCGCCAGCGTGGTCCTCGCGAGCATCGTCGAGGCGTTCCGCGGCGGCATCGACGAGACCGCCTCGGGCTTCGCCGCGGCGCACCCGCCGACGCTCTTCATCACTCTCGGCTACCCCGTCGGGATCGGCCTGCTCTGGCTGCTGTGCCTGGCGTTCCACCGCACCCGCGACCTCTCGGTCGTCGGCACAGGCGCCGCCGAGTACAAGCGCGTCACGAACGCCACGATCCTCACCTTCGTGCTCATCGCCCTGGTCATTTCGATCACCGGCCACGAGAGCATGCGCGCCTACTTCTTCGTGGCGCTGCCCGGAGGCACGCTCGGCCTGATCGGCTCCCGCTTCGCGCTGCGCCGCTGGCTCATGCGCCAGCGGAAGCTCGGCAACTACCTCTCGCGCGCCATCGTCGTCGGCAGCCGCGCCGACGTCCGCTACGTCATCGACCGGATCGACGAGAAGCCGGGCGCGCTCTACGACGTCGTCGGCGCCGTCGTCGACGACGAGGACCCGTCGGGCATCTCCATCGGCTCCCGCGTCGTCCCGATCGTCGCAGGACTCGACGACGTCTCGCGGGCCGTCTGGAAGATGTCGGTCGAGAGCGTCATCGTCGCCGGCGACCCCCGTCACGGAACGGACTACGTCCGCGACCTCGGCTGGAGCCTCGAGGGGCGCGCCACCGAGCTCGTCATCGCGTCGCGCATGGCGAACATCGCCGGCCCGCGCATCCACTTCCGCCCGGTCGAGGGCCTGCCCCTGATGCACGTCGAGCTGCCTCAGTTCGACGGCCCGAAGCACATGATGAAGCGGGCGACCGACGTGGCCCTGTCGGGTCTCGGGATCCTGCTGACCCTTCCGCTCATGGCCGTCATCGCCCTCGTGGTGCGCGCCGACGACGGCGGACCGGTGCTGTTCCGCCAGACCCGCGTCGGCCGCGACGGCCAGCGCTTCACCATGCTCAAGTTCCGCACCATGGTGGTCGACGCCGAGGCCCGCCTGGCCGAGCTCGAGGCGCGCTCCGAGGGCGCCGGGCTCCTGTTCAAGATGAAGCAGGATCCCCGAGTCACCCGTGCCGGTCGTGTCCTCCGCAAGTACTCGCTCGACGAGCTCCCGCAGCTGTTCAACATCTTCTTCGGAACGATGAGCATCGTCGGGCCGCGCCCGCCGCTGCCGCGCGAGGTCGAGGGCTACGCCGACCACGTGCACCGCCGCCTCTACATCAAGCCCGGCCTGACCGGCATGTGGCAGGTCAACGGGCGCAGCGACCTGAGCTGGGAGGAGAGCGTCCGGCTCGACCTCTACTACGTCGAGAACTGGTCGATGACCGTCGACCTCGTGCTCATGTGGCGGACCATCAAAGTGATCCTGAGGCCGGAGGGGGCCTACTGA
- a CDS encoding NAD(P)/FAD-dependent oxidoreductase yields MTTRIVILGGGSAGLHTALALQKKRPPQSASITVIDPSPYMTYQPFLPEVVGGHIDPKDVTVPLRKTLRRSKFIQGAMTGIDTAKKTVAVDLADGKTTEVGYDHLVVALGAVTRTFPTPGLAENAVGFKSVEEAAYVRARVLGNIEKAANTLDPAERAKLLTVVFVGGGYTGVEAMGELLDAANAAVDQYPVLSRHELRFVLVEALDRVAPEVGPELSKWTLGALRARGIDIRLKTTMPSCENGDCVLSDGETIPAGTIVWTAGVKPNPALDATDLPRGPKGHVNANAKLEVITDEGKRIDGVWALGDNAQVPDLTAAKQPAYYPPNAQNAVRQAVTVADNILASMAGEPLAEYRHESVGTVASYGIGKGAALIQGVHLKNLLAWLAHRGYHLLAMPTYTRKWRILTGWVTNFVSGRDETTLENMTDPRASFVALAAPPKK; encoded by the coding sequence ATGACAACGCGAATCGTTATTCTGGGTGGTGGTTCGGCGGGCCTGCACACGGCGCTCGCTCTGCAGAAGAAGAGGCCTCCGCAGAGCGCCAGCATCACGGTGATCGACCCGAGCCCGTACATGACGTACCAGCCGTTCCTCCCCGAGGTCGTCGGCGGGCACATCGACCCGAAGGACGTGACGGTTCCGCTGCGCAAGACGCTGCGCCGCTCCAAGTTCATCCAGGGCGCCATGACCGGCATCGACACCGCCAAGAAGACGGTCGCGGTCGACCTGGCCGACGGCAAGACCACCGAGGTCGGCTACGACCACCTCGTGGTGGCCCTCGGCGCGGTCACCCGCACCTTCCCGACCCCCGGCCTGGCCGAGAACGCCGTCGGCTTCAAGAGCGTCGAGGAGGCCGCCTACGTGCGCGCTCGCGTCCTCGGCAACATCGAGAAGGCCGCCAACACGCTCGACCCGGCGGAGCGCGCGAAGCTCCTCACCGTCGTCTTCGTCGGCGGCGGCTACACCGGCGTCGAGGCGATGGGCGAGCTGCTCGACGCGGCCAACGCCGCGGTCGACCAGTACCCGGTCCTGTCGCGCCACGAGCTCCGGTTCGTCCTGGTCGAGGCCCTCGACCGCGTCGCCCCCGAGGTCGGCCCCGAGCTGTCCAAGTGGACCCTCGGCGCCCTCCGCGCCCGCGGCATCGACATCCGCCTCAAGACCACCATGCCGTCGTGCGAGAACGGCGACTGCGTGCTCAGCGACGGCGAGACGATCCCGGCCGGCACGATCGTATGGACGGCCGGCGTGAAGCCGAATCCGGCCCTCGACGCGACCGACCTCCCCCGCGGCCCCAAGGGCCACGTCAACGCGAACGCGAAGCTCGAGGTCATCACCGACGAGGGCAAGCGCATCGACGGCGTCTGGGCCCTCGGCGACAACGCTCAGGTGCCCGACCTCACCGCGGCGAAGCAGCCGGCCTACTACCCGCCGAACGCGCAGAACGCCGTCCGTCAGGCCGTGACCGTCGCCGACAACATCCTCGCCTCCATGGCGGGCGAGCCGCTGGCCGAGTACCGCCACGAGTCGGTGGGCACCGTCGCCAGCTACGGCATCGGCAAGGGCGCGGCGCTCATCCAGGGCGTGCACCTCAAGAACCTGCTCGCCTGGCTCGCGCACCGGGGCTACCACCTGCTCGCGATGCCGACCTACACGCGCAAGTGGCGGATCCTGACCGGCTGGGTGACGAACTTCGTCTCGGGCCGCGACGAGACCACGCTCGAGAACATGACCGACCCGCGGGCGTCGTTCGTCGCGCTCGCCGCGCCGCCCAAGAAGTAG
- a CDS encoding aldo/keto reductase, whose amino-acid sequence MEYVRLGASGLEVSAVTLGMMSYGDATRGGHPWALPEDESRPFIQRALELGITTFDTANVYSNGSSEEITGRALNDFAKRDEVVIATKLNGRMRPGPNGAGLSRLAVMTEVDNSLRRLGTDYIDLYQIHRFDPNVPVEETMEALHDVVKAGKVRYIGASSMYAWQFAKMQYTADLGGWTRFVSMQDQYSLIQREEEREMLPFCLDQGVGVLPWSPLARGRLTRDLDETTDRSETDAFGKTLYRQQEDADRQVIDAVKSVAEERGVSRAQVALAWVRQQEAVTSPIVGATKPHHLEDAVASVDLWLTDEELDRLESGYVTRTPEGF is encoded by the coding sequence ATGGAATACGTGCGTCTGGGTGCTTCCGGACTGGAGGTGTCGGCGGTCACGCTCGGCATGATGAGCTACGGCGACGCCACGAGAGGCGGCCACCCGTGGGCGCTGCCCGAAGACGAGAGCCGCCCGTTCATCCAGCGGGCCCTCGAACTCGGCATCACCACCTTCGACACCGCGAACGTGTACAGCAACGGCTCGAGCGAGGAGATCACCGGGCGCGCCCTGAACGACTTCGCGAAGCGCGACGAGGTCGTCATCGCGACCAAGCTGAACGGCAGGATGCGCCCCGGGCCGAACGGCGCGGGCCTCTCGCGCCTCGCCGTCATGACGGAGGTCGACAACAGCCTCCGTCGCCTCGGCACCGACTACATCGACCTCTACCAGATCCACCGCTTCGACCCGAACGTGCCCGTCGAGGAGACCATGGAGGCCCTCCACGACGTCGTCAAGGCCGGCAAGGTGCGCTACATCGGCGCCTCGTCGATGTACGCCTGGCAGTTCGCCAAGATGCAGTACACGGCCGACCTCGGCGGCTGGACCCGCTTCGTCTCGATGCAGGACCAGTACTCGCTGATCCAGCGCGAGGAGGAGCGCGAGATGCTGCCGTTCTGCCTCGACCAGGGCGTCGGCGTGCTCCCGTGGTCGCCGCTCGCCCGCGGCCGCCTGACGCGCGACCTGGACGAGACGACCGACCGCTCCGAGACCGACGCCTTCGGCAAGACGCTGTATCGGCAGCAGGAGGACGCCGACCGTCAGGTCATCGACGCCGTGAAGTCGGTCGCCGAGGAGCGCGGCGTCTCGCGCGCGCAGGTCGCGCTCGCCTGGGTCCGTCAGCAGGAGGCGGTCACCAGCCCCATCGTCGGCGCCACCAAGCCGCACCACCTCGAGGACGCCGTGGCCAGCGTCGACCTCTGGCTCACCGACGAGGAGCTCGACCGCCTCGAGAGCGGGTACGTGACGCGCACTCCCGAAGGATTCTGA
- a CDS encoding M20/M25/M40 family metallo-hydrolase, with product MTVLDETARIAQDLIRFDTTNYGGGRSNGETEAAEYVAARLESMGLEPLMFESEPGRHSVLARVEGRDPEKAGLVVHGHLDVVPADPANWSVDPFGGEVKDGMLWGRGAVDMKNMDAMMLTSVGELLESGERPARNLLLGFLADEEAGGVLGSHWLVKNHPELFDGFGEAISEVGGYSTYIDGKRAYLLQTGEKALIWIKLIARGTAGHGSQMIKDNAVTKLAEAVAVLGRQEWPVSLTQTTTGLLRAVARILDVDPERTSPDELVLRTGTASGFIRGSLRVTTNPTLLEAGYKHNVVPDTASALIDIRCMPGEEQSVLDQVRELIGDEMEIVTMHTDIGLETEFGGPLVEQIVATLDEHDPGAPVLPYMLSGGTDNKALSLLGIKGYGFAPLRLPEEMDFPAMFHGVDERVPLDALTFGSRVLRDLLRTY from the coding sequence ATGACCGTTCTCGACGAGACCGCACGGATCGCGCAGGATCTGATCCGTTTCGACACCACCAATTACGGCGGCGGCAGGTCGAACGGCGAGACGGAAGCGGCGGAGTACGTCGCAGCGAGGCTCGAGTCGATGGGCCTCGAGCCTCTGATGTTCGAGTCGGAGCCGGGGCGCCACAGCGTGCTGGCGCGGGTCGAGGGCCGTGACCCCGAGAAGGCGGGGCTCGTGGTGCACGGGCATCTGGACGTCGTGCCTGCCGATCCTGCGAACTGGTCGGTGGACCCGTTCGGCGGCGAGGTGAAGGACGGCATGCTGTGGGGTCGCGGTGCCGTCGACATGAAGAACATGGACGCCATGATGCTCACGAGCGTCGGCGAGCTGCTGGAGTCGGGGGAGCGGCCGGCGCGCAATCTGCTGCTGGGGTTCCTGGCCGATGAGGAGGCCGGCGGTGTGCTGGGCTCACACTGGCTGGTGAAGAACCACCCGGAGCTGTTCGACGGCTTCGGCGAGGCCATCAGCGAGGTCGGCGGCTATTCGACGTACATCGACGGCAAGCGGGCGTACCTGCTGCAGACGGGCGAGAAGGCTCTCATCTGGATCAAGCTGATCGCGCGGGGCACAGCGGGTCACGGGTCGCAGATGATCAAGGACAACGCGGTGACGAAGCTCGCCGAGGCCGTCGCCGTACTGGGGCGGCAGGAGTGGCCGGTGTCGCTCACGCAGACGACGACGGGGCTGCTGCGCGCGGTGGCGCGGATCCTCGACGTCGACCCGGAGCGCACGAGCCCCGACGAGCTGGTGCTGCGGACGGGCACGGCCTCGGGCTTCATCCGTGGCAGCCTGCGCGTGACGACGAACCCGACGCTGCTCGAGGCCGGCTACAAGCACAACGTAGTGCCCGACACGGCGTCGGCTCTCATCGACATCCGCTGCATGCCGGGCGAGGAGCAGTCGGTGCTCGACCAGGTCCGCGAGCTGATCGGCGACGAGATGGAGATCGTCACGATGCACACCGACATCGGACTCGAGACCGAGTTCGGCGGTCCGCTGGTCGAGCAGATCGTGGCGACGCTCGACGAGCACGACCCGGGTGCGCCGGTGCTGCCGTACATGCTCTCGGGCGGCACCGACAACAAGGCGCTGAGCCTCCTCGGCATCAAGGGCTACGGTTTCGCGCCGCTCAGGCTGCCGGAGGAGATGGACTTCCCGGCGATGTTCCACGGCGTCGACGAGCGGGTGCCGCTGGACGCACTAACCTTTGGCAGTCGCGTGCTCCGCGATCTCCTCCGCACCTACTGA